Proteins encoded by one window of Bacteroidota bacterium:
- a CDS encoding YifB family Mg chelatase-like AAA ATPase, which produces MLVKTFGCAVYGINATLVTVEVNISTGVNFFLVGLADSAVKESQQRIDAALKNNGYKIPGKSIVVNMAPADIRKEGSAYDLTIAMGILAASEQIVADTISDYVIMGELSLDGGLQPIKGVLPIALEAKAKGFKGIILPKANAREAAVVNGLQVYAAESIKQVINFFNGEEQLIDASTNIEEEFYSKLNVFDVDFSEVKGQENIKRALEIAAAGGHNAILIGPPGAGKTMLAKRLPTILPPMTVDESLETTKIHSVAGKMGKNIGLITTRPFRSPHHTISDVALVGGGNVPQPGEISLAHNGVLFLDELPEFKRTVLEVMRQPLEDRVVSISRAKFSVEYPASFMLIASMNPCPCGFYNHPEKECVCAPGIVQKYLNKVSGPLLDRIDIHIEVTPVSYNELSAERKAEASELVRERVLKARETQQKRFAEKPGIYANAQMGSQLLRDICKLDDTGHQLLKTAMERLKLSARAYDRILKVARTVADLDSSIDIKPNHLAEAIQYRSLDREGWAG; this is translated from the coding sequence GGTAGAGGTAAACATTTCTACCGGTGTAAATTTCTTTTTAGTTGGATTGGCAGATAGTGCTGTAAAGGAAAGTCAACAACGTATTGATGCGGCATTAAAAAACAATGGATATAAAATTCCGGGAAAAAGTATTGTAGTAAATATGGCTCCTGCCGATATAAGAAAGGAAGGCTCTGCTTACGATTTAACCATTGCAATGGGAATACTAGCTGCATCAGAACAAATAGTGGCCGATACAATAAGCGATTATGTGATTATGGGTGAACTATCGTTAGATGGCGGGCTTCAGCCAATTAAAGGTGTATTGCCAATTGCATTAGAAGCAAAGGCAAAAGGCTTTAAGGGAATAATTTTGCCAAAAGCAAATGCCAGAGAAGCCGCAGTTGTTAATGGATTGCAGGTATATGCTGCCGAATCGATAAAGCAGGTAATTAATTTTTTTAATGGCGAGGAGCAACTTATTGATGCCAGCACAAACATTGAAGAAGAGTTCTATTCTAAACTAAATGTATTTGATGTAGATTTTTCGGAAGTAAAAGGGCAAGAAAATATAAAACGAGCATTGGAAATAGCTGCAGCAGGCGGACACAATGCAATTTTGATTGGCCCTCCCGGAGCAGGAAAAACAATGCTTGCAAAGCGATTACCTACTATATTACCTCCCATGACGGTAGATGAATCGTTGGAGACAACCAAGATACATTCTGTTGCAGGTAAAATGGGAAAAAACATTGGATTGATTACCACTCGTCCTTTTCGCTCTCCGCACCATACTATAAGCGATGTGGCGCTGGTAGGAGGGGGTAATGTTCCACAACCCGGAGAAATTTCTTTGGCGCATAATGGCGTTTTGTTTCTAGACGAGTTGCCTGAATTTAAGCGTACAGTGCTTGAAGTAATGCGCCAACCGCTAGAAGATAGAGTAGTGAGTATTTCTAGAGCTAAGTTTTCTGTAGAATATCCTGCAAGCTTTATGCTTATTGCCTCCATGAACCCATGTCCGTGCGGTTTTTACAACCACCCTGAAAAAGAATGTGTTTGTGCACCCGGCATTGTACAAAAATATTTGAATAAGGTTTCTGGTCCTTTGTTGGATAGAATAGACATACATATCGAGGTAACACCGGTTTCTTACAACGAATTGTCGGCAGAAAGAAAAGCGGAGGCTAGTGAGCTAGTAAGAGAGCGTGTGTTAAAAGCACGTGAAACTCAGCAAAAAAGATTTGCCGAAAAGCCAGGTATATATGCCAATGCACAAATGGGTTCTCAGCTACTTCGTGATATTTGTAAACTGGACGATACTGGGCATCAGCTTTTAAAAACTGCGATGGAGCGTTTAAAATTATCTGCAAGAGCTTACGATAGAATTTTAAAAGTAGCGCGCACCGTTGCAGATTTAGACAGCAGTATAGATATTAAACCCAATCATTTAGCCGAAGCCATACAATACCGAAGCCTTGACAGAGAAGGTTGGGCGGGGTAG